One Urocitellus parryii isolate mUroPar1 chromosome 14, mUroPar1.hap1, whole genome shotgun sequence DNA segment encodes these proteins:
- the Smim18 gene encoding small integral membrane protein 18, whose protein sequence is MASSHWNETTTSVYQYLGFQVQKIYPFHDNWNTACFVILLLFIFTVVSLVVLAFLYEMLDCCCCVKNKTVKDLKSEPNPLRSMMDNIRKRDTEVV, encoded by the coding sequence ATGGCTTCCAGTCACTGGAACGAAACCACCACCTCTGTTTATCAGTATCTTGGTTTTCAAGTTCAAAAAATTTACCCTTTCCATGATAACTGGAACACTGCCTGCTTTgtcattctgcttttatttatatttactgtaGTATCTTTAGTGGTGCTGGCTTTCCTTTACGAAATGCTTGACTGCTGCTGCtgtgtaaaaaacaaaactgtgaaaGACTTGAAAAGTGAACCTAACCCTCTTAGAAGCATGATGGACAACATCAGAAAACGAGATACTGAAGTGGTCTAG